ATCCAATCGAAAACTCTTGGCAAGGAAATCATCATCAATCGGGGGATCAGAAGCGAAGATTGGATTAGGAATTATGGTAGGTATGTAATAATTCAGGTTGTTGAGAAACTCGAATATTGTTGCCCCAGCATTGTCTCCCACATTATACAGAAAGTGAATAAGCCCTTGTGGAACCACAAACACATCGCCaggattcaagattttggaaacgAGCTGACTCTTGATCCGATCGATCGGAtctggaacaagaaaaccaacaaaaatagTACCCTCTAAGACAAGTATAAGCTTAGAAGATTGAGGATGTAAATTAATTGGTGTGCGACCTGATGGCTCTAAATCAACACGAACCATGGACATGGCAATGTCTTTGAGTGCTGGAATTTTGTTTGCATCAACTACACTATGAAAAACATCATAGTTAGGCACTGGCGTATGACTTGCATGAAGACCTGAAGCAAAGAAATCATCCGCATTTGCAAGCTTTGAGCCTGCCTTGTGACCTGCACCTACAGGTGAGTCTTCCTCTTGAACTGCACTCACAGGTGGAGATAAAATCAAGACGTTTGGGTTAGCTGGTTGTAAAACAGTTGATAATTATGAGTGATGATATACACTTTTAAGTGCTGGAATTAATTTTATAGATAcatgtttggataaaagtgcatAAACCATGAGCAGTTGATGTATTTGGTTAAAAGGTGTTGATAGTATTTTTTTGGTAAatgactaaaatacccttaatttTGTGAGACAAAGTTGGGGTTTCTATTTCGAAAAGTTATTTTGAGAATTAGTAAGAGATAATGATCTGAAACATAGCTAAACTATCTCTTTTTCGTGAATttcacacctcaactatcacatgttcctttttttctacctgaactatcatcatctatgtattaaaacacaccttaCCTATCAGTTGTCCCCCTTTTTCTACCTaaagggaaaaagggaaaaactaaTAGTTGCAAAAAAGTGAAACTagcgaaaaagtgatagtttaaATGTGTTTTTGatcattaataatatttaagaaACATAGTAAAAAATTTGGTCAAAATAgaagtgcttataagctaaaaaacaACAGCTGACCAACTTATCCTTGACCAAATGTATAGATAAGTCAAAAGGTGCTAATAAGCTAATTTGACCAAATTACATGCCTAGCCAAACACCCTTCATAAAATTTTTAAACTTGTgatcttaaaaaaattataacattTGTTTGACTATAAAACTAGTCATTAAAGGTAATGGATAAATTCAAGctaaattgtttttaaattttgaaaatacgGATTAATAAAAAGAACAGTGACAgaaataatatcatgaaaacaacagaaatcaagaaaaggatgaattacCAGCAGCTTTAGGGTTTTTAAGATGATAGGCACAAGCAAaggaagaaaggaaaataatgcTGATTAACAAGTGCATGGTCATTGATATGGCACTAGTTTGTTCCATTGCGAAAACTAGATCTATAGCTTTCTTATAAACaatattgtttttttctttgggCTTTTTTGTATTGCTTTCAAACAACTAGAGATGTTTAACTATTTATAGTTGGATCTTGTTACCATGTCGTAGTGGGTGTGATAAGTACCCCTTCATCCTTAATAAGAGGTTTCGAATTTGAGTCTGAGAATGAAGTCGTTTTTTGGTTTGAAATATTGCAAAATGAAGTTTGTTTGAGAAGACATGAGTTAGTTGCTCCtaactattttttttcctttttaaaatgttttaagTTTGTAAAGGTGACAtattttgaagaatttatttgGTAATGAAACTCTTTTATGTTTCACCTAAAAGGTCATTGATGATCTTTCACTGGATGAAATTAAAGAGGCAGCTCCAAGTTGCAGTTTGGTGCAATTTCTGTGTTTTTATGCAATTATTTTCATGCAAAAGCAGAtttaggatttaaattttatggggtTCGAATTCAGAATTCTATCATATCTCGTCTAATTTACTATGTTCAAAAATCTATAATTACAATTATTTAGTACTTTTAACACATATACAGGATTTAAACTAACATTATTGGGATCGAATGAACCCATAGCTCCTTCGATAAATCTGCCTTAGTCATCATGCGCTGCTTCAACACATAATATGGTTGCTAGGaactcttctctcttctttttcttttcctttttttgggggCGGGGGAGGGGGAGGCAGAAGCAGATCTAGTGTTTCGACTTGGTGGGTTCATCCGTGAGGTTATTATTATTGAACTCCTTGTACTTTTGAATTATGGGTTCGAAAGGTAAtatattcttttaaattttagtaatttctcactatatatctatatttctTATCGAAAATACTGGATACAAGTGAAACCATTGATTACATGCTCCATATCCGCCtcgggggtgggggggggggggggggtgggggaagTTGAGAAaatggtttggttgttgatcaAAAGAAGAGTCATCTGTGAAATATACAGGAGGCTACATGACAAGGTTGAGTTTATAGttagaaaaatgaaagaaaaaggacaGTGAGGAGACAAACTCAATGGAAGGAATAGTAATTTCAACTTTGAATTGGTCTCTTCCTGATAAAATTCAGGTTCAGTAAATTCTATTTAAATTCATTAATGTACCCTGACTCGAAAAATTATAAAGAGGGCTACCAATTTGGCTCTAGGTGGatgattaaaaaaagaattaaaaaaatcgcATCACTTGATTTAAGTAGTTGATTTATTTCAGAAATTATCCTATATAGTTATTAAGCTTGTCAATTCCACTCTCAGATTACACAAGGTGCAAGGACAACATTTGACATAGTGCATACTCATTATATTGCAAAGAAAGATTATAGTTACATAGATGATTGTCACTTGATTTAGGAGTTATAGAGTAAGAAATTCATTGAACCCTTTCACAATTTATTTTCGATATTAAGTTATTAACCTTACAAGAAGAGAAACTACATGTTACTTTCATCTGAAGACAAAAGAACTGAACGCACCAAGTGGACATTATgggtatctatatatataacatgtcgcCTAAGTTCACTGATTTAATTTCGCTTTTCAAATAATTAACAGCATGACAGAAAGAGAATTAGGGAAAATGTCAGCTTCCATGAATGAATGAATAAGTTCACTCCAAAGTCCAACAAACCGTAATTAGAGAAAAGTATTATTCCATCGCTTTTCAGAAGACGCTGGTGAGCAGCACGAATCATATTTTTGATGACATATATAGCCTAGGAGAATTTCTTCCGAAGTTCTTCAATCACTTTCTTATCAAGTTGGAACCCTTTGGCAAGAACGTCGTCCAGAATAGGTGGATCTGAAGCAAAGATTGAGTTAGGAATAATGACGACTCCAGCATTTTGACTGTTGAAAGAAGCAAGCAGAGTAGCTTTTTTGTGTCCCACGTTATACTGGAAGTGAATAAGACCTTGTGGGATCGCAAACACATCTCCaggattcaagattttggagaagagacGACTCTTAAAAATGTTTGCTGCATCAGGAGCAAGAAATCCAGCATAAATAGTACCCTCCAAGATAGTTATGAGCTCAGTAGCTCGAGGGTGCGTGTGAAGTGGACTGAGACCCTGTGGTTCCAAGTCAGCGCGAACTATAGACATACCAAGACTGTTGAGTCCAGGCATGTTGTTCACATCCACAACCTTTACAGCAAAACCTAACTGAGGCACTGAATTTCCACTAACGTTAAGACCTGAAGCAAAGAAATCATCCGCTTTTGCAAGCTTTGGGTCTTTGCAAAACTTCCCATTCACAAAAACTGCACAAGTTAAATACAGTGAAGCTAAGCATATTATTCAGATATTAAGAGCAAACAGATGACAGAAATTATACAACATACAAAAACTACGCCTCATTTCCAAGCAAATACTATAGAGGGAATTTACCAGAAGCCTTAGAGTCGTTAACTGCAACACATATGTCCTGTAGAGGGTTGAGATCATAAGCATAAGcaggagaagaaaagaaagcagTAATGGCTAAAGTTGTTATGAACCAGCAAATCCTCATTGTAATAGCAAAGTTTGGTTTCTTAGCTGGAAACAAGTTTGTTTGCTTTGGGCTTGTTACGATATTTTtcaaacaagaaagtgtgactACTTATACTCTATTCTGATTTAGCCATTTCCCTTATCTTTGTTTCCAGATTTTATTCATAATTTAATACTTGTTTTCCGTCTACCCAAAAGTAggtatttctcatttttttaatgCACGTTCAATTCCAAGAAGTAATCATTAGTATAATCAGTAGTCAACTTCACAATTCTCAGCACATGGCTTAAATAATCAAGAAAATGGGTATTGATAGAATGCCTTAACAAACCATCAAATAGTCAGTGGAAGATAATATTTCAATCAACTTCCTAATTATCTAAATGGTTTTAATAAGTTAATAGCGATGGACTTCTGGGAACCCATTGACTAGCTTTTTAAATAATACTAAAGAGAAACCTGCCtgatttgaaaaatgataagGTGTCATGTATAAGCTGaggaatataattttaaaaactaagAAGTAATGATTGAGACAGTTTATTTATTTCTTGGTTGTACAGAATTAGAAGTAACCCCCATTCTTTTCAGCAATGTAATTATAACTGACCTGGGTTGTTCAGATGTAACATCCTCAACAAACAACTACTATTGAGTTAGCAACCCCACGAAAATATCGAAAAAATTGTGTACCTATCTGATGTGAGCACCTGTTGTGGATTATTGGCTTATCGCCGACCCTTAGTACCGAAATGGATTATTTATAGGAAAGAATTATTTCTAACAAAGAAGGGTCCCCATAACCTATATTCAAGCAGTTTATGTACCCATAGATAGTTTGACTGACCTTCCTCCTGCTACGACATTTACACATTTAGAATCTACTAAAGTGTGATAGAGTTGATTGAGTCTGGTTTTAGATAAACCATGTCATTGATGAGATCAGACCCCTTTAACTTAAACCTCTTAGACTCAAGTTAGTCAAAAGATTCATTTCACAGAAAACTTTGGAATTTGAATTGAGAAACAGAGAAAAGTTCAAGAATGAATTATTAACTTAAGCATGTAGTCCAAAATTTGTTTGCTAATAGATTGTTACTTCTACAAATGAATGTTCTCATCTTAGTATGAATCAAAAAGTGAAACTTCACAAAAAGCTAGCCTGACATTCAAGGTAGCAATATTACTGAATTATCAAACAACATGTCATTAATCATCTTTAACCCTTCGGACTCTCCAGTacttggacttcaatttttccaATCATATTACTAAAACCATCAAAATCCTAATTTATAAGATACCACATCAATACTATTACCGCTAATCCTGAAATACCGGAGACACTAAGAAtcaaaattcatctttttttaatttgcagAGGACACATCACAAACTGCAGGTATCTCTATGTCTAAAGATGTCGTAGCACAAGAATGATTTGCTACTTGGATTTGTCTCTCTTCCTAAGGGAAAATCAATATTGGGCTACAATAGGTCaacaaaaatgatgaaataaTTAAGGGGTTAAATGGTAGAATAATGGTCAACACATATAGTCGAGTATCAAATTGACCCCTTTATATATCTcaataaaagttatataaagCGAATTCATCTCAAAAAGTACGAGCAAATTCATGTTTATTGATGATGACTGAATGATGATAAAACTTTTCATCAAAGTCTTAGATACCATAATCCAATTTGTATAATAAATTCTTTCACAAAATTAACACTCCAATAATTGATGCTCATAACAACATATAGAGTATTCAAAGCCAACCTCAACAGAGACAAGGTTGTTTGATAGATTGATTGTTAAACTGCTCAACATGTCACTCACAAAGCGTATACATGAAAATTGTGGAGTTCATAAGTCAAAATTTTGGCACATGCTCACAGCTAACAAAAAGCAAAACCAAGATAAGCTACCAAATACAGAGGGACAAGAAGTTCTAGCTAGAAACTAAGCTCATACAATCTAAGCACGTCAAACATAACACGAGGGCTCAAACTGATATAAAACGAGCTATCTAATATGGAAATGTGACATAGCTATCTAATATGGAAATGTGACATACTTCAATGGTCCCGAACGCGAACCTTAAAGCTCATCAGATTTGCTCAGATGACCACAAACATTGCATTCCATAACCGTGGATGTAGATGCATCAGAAGGAGGCAATGGAGCCAATGTACCCCCGCAATTCTCTTGATTACACATGTATCTAATGAAGAAATACGCGTGAGGGAAATCTTGATCCCTCTCCTCCACCTCGCCATTTCCAATCACTTCATCATCCACATCCACATCTTCCTCCATCGCTTCATCCTCATCCTCTTCAATTTCTTCGCCCTCATTATCCATAGCATCATCATCCTCTTGATCAGACCAATTAGCCTCGACAACACACCGATCACAATTGCAAGTAAAACCATAATCCTCCTTCAACCTTTGCTGCCTCTCCGAATACTTAAAATTAACAGGAAAATAACTCAAACAAATCTCTCTTCCCTCAGGAACATCATGAATCACCCTAACAATCATATCAGTATTATTACTCCCATTACTAACATCAATATCAACATACTCAAACCTACACGCATTTGGTAGACAATCATGATTGAAAAACGACGCCACAGGATAAATCCCATAAGCTCTAACACCCCTTTCTCTATCCTTATCATAAGGTTCCATCAACccaaatgcatttactttatcCTTAGCCAAAAGAGCTGCAGTAAGCTCTTTAGAAAACCCAAATTCACCAAGATTCGTAGACGGGCAAATCGTACTAACAACAGAGTGAAGCAAAACAACATCATTTTCCGACATAAACGATGGATCGCCTTGAAGGGATAACAAGACACGAAAAGAAGAAGGATTAATGACTGACAAGTTATAAGCTGagataaggaaaaaaaattgaatttgttgGTCTACAGACaaagtaggggtaaggtctgggTACATTCTAACCTCCCCAGACCCtacttgtggaattacactggatatgttgttgttgttgttgttgtataagtTATCGCGAAAACGAGTTAAAGATTGGCAAACCCAAGGAGTATGTGAAGAGGATAAAGCTAAAGATTGACAATTAGAGGTACAAAAGAGTGAAAAGTTGCATCTTGGGCATGGGATTGGAGATTGGAGGATTAATTTATAGCAATTTGAGCAAAAAGCATTGTTTTTTGTTAAAGGGGTGGCAGGGTAAAGAAGTAGAGGTGTATCTTTGAGGATTATTTGTCCTGGTTTTAAGGGTTNNNNNNNNNNNNNNNNNNNNNNNNNNNNNNNNNNNNNNNNNNNNNNNNNNNNNNNNNNNNNNNNNNNNNNNNNNNNNNNNNNNNNNNNNNNNNNNNNNNNGGATGAGATATGTATAGTTGAAATTGACATATATGAACGAACTTATGTAGTTATGTATAATTGTATAAATTATGAGGTTGATGCTAAAAAATTAAGAAGATTGAAGTTCCAATTGCCATTAACTCATTAATGCAAACTTAATGAATTCTGGGTTTCCTTTTCCAAAGTAATCATCAACATCCACAAGATTAAAACATGATAGGGTCATTTTAACTATCACGCAGTCATTTGTTTActatatatgatatgaaattTCATAATGTAAGGAGTTTTGAACACTATCACAGAGTTTCACTCGGAGGAGTTTCGAACTTCGGCGTATTTcatggagttatcttgtgttttaGCCAGAAATATTTTGATTCGAATTTTATGTTTGTATTAAAAGGCGGCAGTTTGAAATTGTGATTGAGTTTCAAGTAGCAGTACAAAAAGTGGCTATTTGTTGATTTCTTCCAACTTTACTTTATTACCAAGGGTTGTGGTGGGATTGGTGGATCCCTCCACCTTAATGAGGTCTCAAATTCGATCCTATGAATAGAGAAAGCTTCCGTAGGTAGAGCTTTCCCTTTAATGTGTCCTATGCGATCTGAATATGGATTAATCTATCGGCCAGTGAATTCCTGATATCATATTATTAGAtttaaaaaagtgaatttttacgTCAATAAGAAAAGAATCTGCTGAAGTCCACGCCATTATGGTCATGTGAATCCTGGCGCTTGGCTAGTGCAAGTTCCACAAAAGCAAATGGCCAAATGATCCTAGGCAATGGACTATGGGCTCTTACTAGAAAGCTCTCTCGATTTTTTttagagtcaatttgactaatcctTTAAGCTAAATTctattagattaatttaatattttaaaagtaaaatttaaatattttaaaactacaggaaaaatactataaattgcAATTCTTTTCATATCAATATGATGAAAAGATATATCATAAAATGTTGATCAAAGTTCAAATAGTTCGACCTTTGAAAAGCCAAACGTGAAAAGTATTTTGAAACAGAGGAAATATGTCTCAACAGGGAACGTTAATATTCAGTTTTAACTGGTTTCACCTCTTTACAAGGTGATAACACCGATGAATTTCTTAAGCAATTGAGTTCCAACTTATAGCTCCATCTACTCTAAATTATTGTGTGTCTATTTTGTTTTCAACCCCCACTTTCTTTATGGGTTGCACATACAGTCTCACACTTCTTTTTATTGGGTGTGACAAGATTTCGTATacaaaacaaaacttttaaaagaacatcaccaaattttatttccttttgttaAAGAACATAACCAAGTTacagaagaaaaaataaaatagcaaCTATGAACTAACCAGAACTCGTCTCCTTAATTCAAGAGAGTTGCTAAAGTTGTAACTCATAAAACATTTTCACCATTTGCTCAAAAACTAGGCAGTCCATTTGAACTGTGCTCGAAGATGCTTGATCACTTTCTTATCCAATTGGAAACCTTTGACAAGAACATCCTCAAGAATTGGTGGATTTGACCCAAAGAGTTGATAAGCAATCATATGCACTCCAGGATTTTGGCTGTTGAAACAACTCAAATGCGTTGCGTTGGTGGTTCCCAAATTGTATTGAATGTGAATCATACTTTGTGGGATCACAAAAACATCCCCTGGATTCAAGATTTTCGCGAATAGCCTCGATTTGAAGGGATTCCCTGGATCAGGAACAACAAATGCAACATAGATAGTCCCTTCCATTACGAGTATTAGCTCAGTTGCTCGAGGGTGAATATGAGGTGAGACTAGTCCAAACGGTTCAAGATCAGCACGAACAATGGAAATACCAAGAGTGTTGAGCCCTGGCATTCGAGCTACATTTAATATATTCACAGCAAAGCCAAGATTTGTTGGTGTTGGCCTTCCACTTTCATTGAAACCTGaagcaaaaaaatcatttgcagTGGCTAGCTTTGGGTCTTTGCAGAACTTTCCATTCACAAATACTGCACATGATTGGAACAGAACAAGATTAGGAACATAACTTAGACATAGATTTAGCTTTGAATCAAACAATTTAGAGAAGAATCTCAGTTCAATGTGAAAAACTATTTATACAATCAGATCACACATAATGTAATTACAGGTAAATCTCAATGACAAACATTAATTGGTAACAGTggaaataggaaaaataaaaggaaatggCAATGAACAACTTCTAtagctaaacaacaaaaaaCCGTTGCTAATCAGGAACAGATGTAGCTTGATATTACCGGGTTCATTTGAAACCAGTAATTTCGACGGAGAGCCTAAATTTGTGTGAAAAATCCACTAAAGTTGCAACAAATAGTAGATGTGAACTCATAACTTTAGAATATAAtaggttcaatgctaaaaaccTTAGAGGTTGAACTCATAAAGCTTCAAGTTCTGGATCATGCTCTGTTGCTATTTAACGATTATCAAAAAATCCTACCAGCTACGGTCTATTTAGTGAAAGGTTAATGACAGACTTTGTAACTAATTCCTGTATGTTTTTGAGGTGATtagtgtatataagttaaatactAAAGAGAAATTGCTGAAGTCATTATttagaaaagggaaaagaaaattaaagatcgATGAGTGAGTTACCAGAATGGTTGGAATCTTGAACTGCAACGCATAGATCCTGAAGAGGGTCAAGATCATAGGCAGAAACTGAGGAAGAAAAGCAAGCAGTGATGACTATAGTAATTACTACAATCAAGAAGGCCTTTGTCATTTTGTTATGATATTTGGCTACTAATCACAATCCACTTAAGAGATCCTGGGATTATTTGTAGCAGAAATCTGACTCATGAAGTTGGATTATACTAGTAGTAGTACAGCAAAAGCAGTCAACGTCAACTTTCAAGAATATAATACTCTTGatttcctttttatgttttcAAGAAAGTGGTCAACATCACCGTGTCTTTTCCGCACGAtatagatttttcttcttcataatcTACTTTTGTGGCTTGAAAAGAATAACGAAATGGGCAGTAGGTAGTATGACTTCAGAGACACAAAAATATTTTGCTAACAAAAATTGTTTTAGTGACTTAGTACAATGTTCTTGTCAGATTCTACATGTGTCATGTGATCACTTTAGCCAAagtttttataataaaattattgaaTATAACGTGATTCGCAGAAAATTATCGATAAATATTGTTGAATATCCAACAACCAAGATCAtaatatgtttgaattgtcatAACCAGTACGTATGGCATAGTAATGGACACATAACACACAATCTTCTGCCTTTATCAGTAGGAAAACAGGAGTCCTCTTTACCTAATAAATTAAGGGAAAAggagaaattttattttctacGAGCCACAACTAGCACGTGGCAGACAATACTTGTGTGAGATTCCATTTGTATTTCGCCAAGTGGATCCGGATCCCACTCTCAAGCAATTCCATCATTTATTTAAGACAATTTAAATTCGTCAAttactttcaagaaaaaaaaaaaaaagaagaacggGACAGAAAGTTAAAAATATCATTAACcttgataaataaataattttttgacattatttctATGAAACCCAGCAACAAAAACAATCATAAAGATGAAATTTTGAGTTAGGTAAAGCATGGGATTTCGTTTTTAGCTAGGCAAAGCATGTTATTCAAGGATATCCATGTGCTCCGGCTGTTTCATTGtgattttcttttatgacaatGCCAAAACCCTAGAATAAGAAAATAACTGACAAGCCTAAATGGAGAACATTCTTAAAAGATACAATTTTGGGCCATTTATGCCCCTTCCATTATGAAAGTTAACCATATATCCTTTCTTTGACAGAAATCCccaaattaattcaaataatCCGATTTCACAAAAAATAACCCACTCTTATATTTTATCCGTCTCGACCCGCCTCCCAAGCTCCATCTCCGACCAACCACTTCTCCCATTCCCTTTCCCACCACCACCGACGGCTGCCGCCACATCTTCACTACCTGTTATCGCTACTACAAAGTCCGACAATTTGATCACAACACGAACATTTGCAGTATTCTCCGGCAAGCTCCATGGATTCCGGACTGCTGGCTATTTTGTGGTTCTAATTTTGCACCATTTTGGTTTTTCTCCGGCGAGTCTCACCTTTTCCGGCGTTCATTTATTTATGCTCTGTTTTGACATTATCAGATAAAGAAGAATGGGTTATTTTAGGAGGTGGGTCGGGGCGGCCAAATATTGAACTCGGTTATTTTTTGTGTAATCTAGTTATTTGAATAcaaatgaaggatatatttgTTAACTTTCATAACGGCAGAGTtataaatgacccaaaattgtAACGAAGGATAATCTTAGTCATTAAAATAAAGTAATGGGATATTTTTGATCCATTTTCCCTAAATTGATGTCATATCTAGATCTTACAtgacagttaaaaaaaaaacaaaaagatagtTTTACTTCGACATGATCTAAGATTACTTATGAAAGCCTAATACGGAGCAAAACagtaaaatatacatatatctagCTGGATTTTCAATTACTTATCCTTTAGAAGCCACCGACAGAGCTATCTGGAttataaatttggaaaaaaagaattttaggTGAGGTAGCCCCCACTAGCTCTCATCAATTTAATATCCAGCTTTTAATTTGTTGCAGCAATGATTATGTTTATCACATGAAATGCCATGGACATGGCCCCTCTAAGTGAAGATTTTGGTATAGGGGTAGGTGATCTAGTCCATTACATTTATGGTTATTAGCAAGTGTCGAAAATGTCTCAATCATTTAGAGAATGGAGCAGCGCAAACATGTAAATTTGGTGCTCAATATGGTGTGTAATTAGTGAAAAGAGGTAGCCTTTCATTGCAGATTTAGGCCATTTCGGTATAGTCGACGATACTAGCTCGAGTCTTCAAGATGGTCACGAAATTAATTTTCAAGGTAGGGGTCCAGGTCAAACCCCTCGCCACCCAAAGGCGGAGTTAATTAAAAAAGGATGGTCAAGAAATGCTAAATGTCTCGGTGGCCAGTGCTACCTCCAAGTGTGTTGATGGGAGGTAACAGGTATCATATAATACTTGAGGCGCATAACAAGTTAGCCTAAAGAACACctcatcaacaaaataaaaaaaggaagcaAATGTCTCGACTCTCATGGATAATTGGTAGAACATGGTACAAGGTAATAGTTCAAGGTCATTTTCCATTAGCTTTCCaaataaatgtattttttcattACAGCAATTTGGTCTTTTATTAGgaccaaaaatgattttatttaaccATCCAAACATATTATTATTACATGATTAGACATCCTCCAAGTTCAGGAGCTTATGTTTTAGGTATGAAATCCAGTGTGACTCATGCTCATGTTGCTTCTGACCTTCTTGCAAGTTTGGTGCTGGTTCCATGGCAATGTTGTCATTCATATGCTGCATATCATGCTCTTCTTGCTCAAAGTCTGGTGGTGCTGGTTCCATGGCTATGTGATCTTTCCTGTTTGGCTGATTAGTGACAGAATTAAGCTCATGTTTGGTATGTTGGTAGTGTTGATCAGCAAATGAAAAGGTGGTAAGGACCATTAGTCCAAGGGACATGACTAGCAAGCATTTGGAGGTGTACATCTTTGCAATGCTATTGTGTTTGTTAAACTAAGTTCAGTgtgatctttttttttatagtttctTGCCTTTACAGGAACATGAAATGTGTGTGATATTTTGTTTCCTCATATTAGGGAAGCATTATATGGATGTGAGAACCATTAGGCGTAAGGACGGAAAATACTTATTCACAACCAGAGTTTACACCAAATTACCATGCAATTTAACCATATGAGTCACAATTTAAGTGAGAGTACGCACCACTTAACCATGGTAAGTGATAAAAGTTTATATTCAAGACGCATAAAAGTTTATATTC
This portion of the Lycium ferocissimum isolate CSIRO_LF1 chromosome 1, AGI_CSIRO_Lferr_CH_V1, whole genome shotgun sequence genome encodes:
- the LOC132031537 gene encoding germin-like protein subfamily 1 member 17 isoform X3; protein product: MSFKDICVAVNDSKASVFVNGKFCKDPKLAKADDFFASGLNVSGNSVPQLGFAVKVVDVNNMPGLNSLGMSIVRADLEPQGLSPLHTHPRATELITILEGTIYAGFLAPDAANIFKSRLFSKILNPGDVFAIPQGLIHFQYNVGHKKATLLASFNSQNAGVVIIPNSIFASDPPILDDVLAKGFQLDKKVIEELRKKFS
- the LOC132031968 gene encoding germin-like protein subfamily 1 member 17 isoform X2, whose product is MEQTSAISMTMHLLISIIFLSSFACAYHLKNPKAAVQEEDSPVGAGHKAGSKLANADDFFASGLHASHTPVPNYDVFHSVVDANKIPALKDIAMSMVRVDLEPSDPIDRIKSQLVSKILNPGDVFVVPQGLIHFLYNVGDNAGATIFEFLNNLNYYIPTIIPNPIFASDPPIDDDFLAKSFRLDKSVIEDLRKKFP
- the LOC132031537 gene encoding histone-lysine N-methyltransferase ASHR2-like isoform X1; amino-acid sequence: MYPDLTPTLSVDQQIQFFFLISAYNLSVINPSSFRVLLSLQGDPSFMSENDVVLLHSVVSTICPSTNLGEFGFSKELTAALLAKDKVNAFGLMEPYDKDRERGVRAYGIYPVASFFNHDCLPNACRFEYVDIDVSNGSNNTDMIVRVIHDVPEGREICLSYFPVNFKYSERQQRLKEDYGFTCNCDRCVVEANWSDQEDDDAMDNEGEEIEEDEDEAMEEDVDVDDEVIGNGEVEERDQDFPHAYFFIRYMCNQENCGGTLAPLPPSDASTSTVMECNVCGHLSKSDEL
- the LOC132031872 gene encoding germin-like protein subfamily 1 member 17, with product MTKAFLIVVITIVITACFSSSVSAYDLDPLQDLCVAVQDSNHSVFVNGKFCKDPKLATANDFFASGFNESGRPTPTNLGFAVNILNVARMPGLNTLGISIVRADLEPFGLVSPHIHPRATELILVMEGTIYVAFVVPDPGNPFKSRLFAKILNPGDVFVIPQSMIHIQYNLGTTNATHLSCFNSQNPGVHMIAYQLFGSNPPILEDVLVKGFQLDKKVIKHLRAQFKWTA
- the LOC132031537 gene encoding germin-like protein subfamily 1 member 13 isoform X2, producing MRICWFITTLAITAFFSSPAYAYDLNPLQDICVAVNDSKASVFVNGKFCKDPKLAKADDFFASGLNVSGNSVPQLGFAVKVVDVNNMPGLNSLGMSIVRADLEPQGLSPLHTHPRATELITILEGTIYAGFLAPDAANIFKSRLFSKILNPGDVFAIPQGLIHFQYNVGHKKATLLASFNSQNAGVVIIPNSIFASDPPILDDVLAKGFQLDKKVIEELRKKFS
- the LOC132031968 gene encoding germin-like protein subfamily 1 member 17 isoform X1, with translation MEQTSAISMTMHLLISIIFLSSFACAYHLKNPKAAVQEEDSPVGAGHKAGSKLANADDFFASGLHASHTPVPNYDVFHSVVDANKIPALKDIAMSMVRVDLEPSGRTPINLHPQSSKLILVLEGTIFVGFLVPDPIDRIKSQLVSKILNPGDVFVVPQGLIHFLYNVGDNAGATIFEFLNNLNYYIPTIIPNPIFASDPPIDDDFLAKSFRLDKSVIEDLRKKFP